The Gossypium arboreum isolate Shixiya-1 chromosome 4, ASM2569848v2, whole genome shotgun sequence DNA segment TTCTTTATGGATTGGTGAGGGGTTATGAGTAATTATAAGTATTATGTCAAAAAAATAAATATGACGAgaacctataataaaattattcatatatatattcttatgGTAAAATGCTAAATGAAAGAAACACAAGTTTGAAATTTAGATATCCATATTATATAGTTTAATCATTTTGGTTGCTACTTAAAATATCAAACGGAAATTGACATgacatttttcttttaaattttgagtttttatgtaataaacaataaaattcatatattttaatttattaaaagattatcatcttattcctaaacttttaatttaatttaaataaagtaTAATCTTAAAAATTTAAGAGTTCGGGCTctctatcttttatttttatttggtctATCGGTGGCCTTCTATGGAGTGGGGACAATGTTGAAAAATATAGacattacatatataataagaataattatatgttattatttattatcataaaagttagctcaaattaaaagtgatctaattttgttaaagtttattagattttagttattaaataaagtatgggtcaaatatgtataGATACTTAGAGCATTAAAGGTACTGGTGTCCAATCTTCAATTACAAATAGAGATGGATGAAGCAAGAGAAAAGAACTGGAAATCGGGTAGATCTCTTAGAAAATCAGATGCCCAGAACCCTAGATCTCCCAAATTTTTAGGGTTATaccatatttaatttaaattaaaagtttgggatgaaaatgataatatttttaatgaattataaTGACATGAATTTTATTGGTTATTTCGTGGAAAATcagaatttaaaagaaaaatatcatGTCAAATTTATTTGAGACTTTAGACTAAAATGATCAAGTgtctaaattgtaaatttttattataattatttaaaataaaaattttgatagtTGGTTTACTATCTGTATATTTATTTAAACCTATTGGTGAAATTAAAAATCTTTTGTGAAAGAGCGAGAAGTAGGTAAAGTAATTTAtggattatttaatttttatgtaacCATAAACATAGAAATGGCAGAATTTGTGGTTGATACAATTTAGATTACAGAAAATCAAGCTGTAGAACTCAAACTAGTATAATAAACTTCAATTAATTTTGCGGCAATTCTGTCGAACTTCCCCATTAGATCCTTCCTTAACATCAACCTTCCCCATTTTCACCATTGCCTGCTGGAAATCAAAGAAAAACATAGCTTGGTTCATGGCGTAACCATACACAATGTTTCTTGTTCTCGGCGTCGTATACAGTACTTGATCGGAGAAAAGAACCCCACTTTTCCTTATCAATGCGTTGAAGTAGAAGTTGTCGAAGGTGTTTTGCGTGGCATCGAACGGTTGCTCCGCGTTGTCGCCGGCACTGCATGTCTTGGACAACGTCTTGGCGAATTCCGAATCCAGGGTAGCATCTGCGTTACTCAATCTGTTTTTGAAGGACGAACACCTTGCCACTCCTAACGTATGTGCCCCTGCATTACATTCAATCACACCAATCTCGAGTTGGATGGATGTCTTAGCTGTGTATCAAAGTGTGATAACCACACTTAATttatatttaacacaatttaGTTACCAGATAAAGCAACCATTTCTTGAGCAGTGAAACCTCGCTTGCCGAAGGCGCTGATGAGCTCTGAGGTGTTGAAGGTGGGGAATGGCAGGTTTATGGTGTCTTCTATCTTGGACCTccttccatcttttcttccttttggTATATCATACACAGGTCCCCCTGACTGTCATATtattataatcataattaacTCAAACAACCTACCAATCATCTCTATATTAAGTAAAAGTATCATAAACACATCTGTATTAAGAATTGAATCAcattttaactcttttattcaaaaaatgagtaaattaatctTTGATGAAATAGTAAATTGGTAACATGAAGGACACAAAGTTACATATTACTATTTGATTATTGTGTCAAGCACGACAGTTTTTAACAATgcaaatggataaatttttaataaaaaataacaaatgtACTCTTCGATTTAACATACAAtaactaatttatctattttttttaatagAGGGGACAAAAGAATACAATTTGACTATTAATACTTTAGTATCCATAAAGTTTATAGATATATTGTTACCCAGAAAATGGCATCTCTGGCAGCCATTGCAACAATATCAGCACAGGAGACAATGCCAGGGCACTGATCTTCCAGCTGCTCCTTTGCGTCATCAATAACTTCATAGCCTCGCAAGCTCAAGTTTCCAGGTGAGTCTTTTTCTGCTGTGTTATCCTTGGTCGAGTCAATCAGAATGGAGCCATCACATCCCTAATCCCAACAAATTACCAATATTAAACACATTTATACCATCCCATTTAAGCTGAAACTTTACTATaaattgggaaaaaaaaaagaaagttgaaaAGCGAGGAAGAAAAGAGATACCTCAATGAAGCAATCATGGAAATGCATCCTAACCAAAGCTGCTGCCAACGTTGGATCATCTTGCAAAGCTCTATTAACAGTGCTCTTCACTATGGATTCAGCAAATGGGCAACTCATTATGTAGTAGTCCATGCGAAGACCATCAACTCCAAATCGAAACCCACCCGCCACAACCTCCATTAATATAAACATACTTAGCATATTAGCCATCGTTATCATCTTCACTAAGTTCAACACCATTATGTATATACAATGACCAACTACTTCAAGAGAGATCACTTAGCTTGCTACAAGGCTAGCTGGAGATACatttatatatacacacatgCATGATAAGATGTATATACATAAAGTTGGTCCACATATGAATCGGCAAACCTTTTTTTAACTTTGTTGAAGATAGTGGTGGTCTATCACTTCATCCACCAAATTTCTTCATTAATGAATATGATAATCTAAGGTTAATTGCATGTTGATTTGCACGTAAGAGGGACACGTAGACAAATTCGCTAAATTGATTGTGAAATCCAACTTAGCCAAAATTAATGACGGCTGGCAACAACAGGACTCATGTAATAACTAGATAGGTTGAAGATTGTCAAACATGGAAACTAAAGTCAAACATTAATGTTTTACAAAATCAACAAGTAATTAATTAGAGAAACATATATGCATGATCCAAATCAAAATCCCACTTTCCAAACAAATCATATGCTGAGCGGAAAATTTGTGAGAAGACATGATTAACCTCATCCTCCACACAATTCCTATTCCTCTATGGTTTAGTGGGGGTGGGCGGCTGCAAATGGCCTACATATATAAAACTCAAACGACTCCACCAAATCATTGTCCTTTCtctttgctttttcttttttcacCTAAAAGACTGGACTCTTGTCCcattttatatatttatcatatatatacattgtGGTGATTTACTTATTCTTCCCTTTGAAGTTTGCCCTTCGTTTTGACCCATTTGTGTGTATATATCATGTAATTTCTATTTATAATGCCTCTACAATATATTAAAGTTTGCCCTTCGTTTTGACCCACTTGTGTGTATATAATGCCTCTAcaatatattaaagtttattttaactagaaaaaaattataatttggtcacagtttttatttaaaagtttttatttaagttgctgaaatatttaaaagtttttatttaagtcaccgggctgttaagtttttttttctcaaaaatatTCTGCTAGCAAGTTTCAAGCAATCATTCGATGACTGGTGCTGTGAATTAGTACCCATCGGCAAGTAGAAAAACATACCTTAAATCCAAGTCAATTTGGAGGTTAGTGTTGGAGATGGTagaaaaaaaatgtttaaattttggttCGAGATTTGTAACatccaaagttgtttcatgagaAAAAAACTGAACTTTaaaagagaagggaaaagagaactTTCGATTGGTGCAGGAAGTGCgaacaaaaaaaatcatataaccTCAATTTTAACAGCCTAGTGAcgtaaataaaaacttttaaagaaTTCAGTaaccaaattgtaactttttttttaataaagtgACTAAAACGAAAACTTACACAGTtaatggtgtaatttaccctaaaatttaaATGTTTCATCATgcatttaattagttaattttc contains these protein-coding regions:
- the LOC108465622 gene encoding peroxidase 47 is translated as MVLNLVKMITMANMLSMFILMEVVAGGFRFGVDGLRMDYYIMSCPFAESIVKSTVNRALQDDPTLAAALVRMHFHDCFIEGCDGSILIDSTKDNTAEKDSPGNLSLRGYEVIDDAKEQLEDQCPGIVSCADIVAMAARDAIFWSGGPVYDIPKGRKDGRRSKIEDTINLPFPTFNTSELISAFGKRGFTAQEMVALSGAHTLGVARCSSFKNRLSNADATLDSEFAKTLSKTCSAGDNAEQPFDATQNTFDNFYFNALIRKSGVLFSDQVLYTTPRTRNIVYGYAMNQAMFFFDFQQAMVKMGKVDVKEGSNGEVRQNCRKIN